A window of the Streptomyces sp. JB150 genome harbors these coding sequences:
- a CDS encoding LysR family transcriptional regulator ArgP: protein MPELPLDQVRTLLAVVDEGTFDAAAAALHVTPSAVSQRVKALERRTGRVLLLRTKPVRPTESGEIVVRLARQLVRLERDARAELGLSGSGEPTRVSVAVNSDSLATWFLTALTRVPEELRLCYELRREDQDHTAVLLREGLVMAAVTSSAEAVTGCSVRALGIMRYVAVAHPDFAGRHLGGPLTETLPHAPVVVFDRRDDLQDGFVRLLRRGRGGAGPLRHSVPTSEGFVEAVAAGLGWGMVPEVQAEPLLRTGRLVHLAPDRTVDVPLYWQQWKLDSPALAAVARAVTATAAEALRPPH, encoded by the coding sequence ATGCCGGAGCTGCCGCTCGACCAGGTGCGCACCCTGCTGGCGGTGGTGGACGAGGGCACCTTCGACGCGGCCGCCGCCGCCCTGCACGTGACACCGTCGGCGGTCAGCCAGCGGGTCAAGGCGCTGGAGCGGCGCACCGGCCGGGTCCTGCTGCTGCGCACCAAGCCGGTGCGCCCGACCGAGTCCGGCGAGATCGTCGTACGGCTCGCCCGGCAGCTGGTCCGGCTGGAGCGGGACGCCCGCGCCGAGCTGGGCCTGAGCGGGTCCGGGGAGCCGACCCGGGTGTCGGTGGCCGTCAACTCGGACTCCCTGGCGACCTGGTTCCTCACCGCGCTCACCCGGGTCCCCGAGGAGCTGCGGCTCTGCTACGAGCTGCGCCGCGAGGACCAGGACCACACGGCGGTGCTGCTGCGGGAGGGCCTGGTGATGGCAGCGGTGACGTCGTCGGCGGAAGCCGTGACCGGCTGCTCGGTGCGCGCGCTGGGCATCATGCGGTACGTCGCCGTCGCGCACCCGGACTTCGCCGGACGCCATCTCGGCGGACCACTCACCGAGACGCTGCCGCACGCGCCGGTCGTGGTCTTCGACCGGCGCGACGACCTCCAGGACGGGTTCGTCCGGCTGCTGCGGCGGGGCCGGGGCGGCGCGGGCCCGCTGCGTCACTCCGTGCCCACGTCGGAGGGGTTCGTCGAGGCCGTCGCCGCCGGTCTCGGCTGGGGCATGGTGCCCGAGGTGCAGGCCGAGCCGCTGCTGCGGACCGGCCGGCTGGTGCACCTCGCGCCGGACCGCACGGTCGACGTCCCGCTGTACTGGCAGCAGTGGAAACTGGACTCCCCCGCGCTCGCGGCGGTCGCCCGCGCGGTGACGGCGACGGCCGCCGAGGCCCTGCGCCCGCCGCACTGA
- a CDS encoding DUF6098 family protein, protein MSAWDDLPVVDTLAELAGLVEERQDGLYVRWSRGPEADLGKASSTDELTGVPMPGLSANPLDVEDWWQGRSVRLWVARRLYDYAHLPHEKGPGVRPWILEGRENGRGPDNEPLVEDVRPLCRLSDEVIAEARAEVARQENEWGPLRRGSQR, encoded by the coding sequence ATGAGCGCCTGGGACGACCTGCCGGTCGTGGACACGCTGGCCGAGCTGGCCGGGCTGGTCGAGGAGCGGCAGGACGGGCTGTACGTCCGCTGGTCACGGGGGCCCGAGGCCGACCTGGGCAAGGCGTCGAGCACCGACGAGCTGACCGGCGTCCCCATGCCGGGGCTGTCGGCCAACCCGCTCGACGTCGAGGACTGGTGGCAGGGCCGCTCGGTGCGCCTGTGGGTGGCCCGCAGGCTGTACGACTACGCCCATCTGCCGCACGAGAAGGGCCCCGGCGTGCGTCCCTGGATCCTGGAGGGCCGGGAGAACGGCCGGGGCCCCGACAACGAGCCCTTGGTGGAGGACGTCCGCCCGCTCTGCCGCCTCAGCGACGAGGTGATCGCCGAGGCACGGGCCGAGGTGGCCCGCCAGGAGAACGAGTGGGGCCCGCTGCGCCGCGGCTCTCAGCGGTGA
- a CDS encoding TetR/AcrR family transcriptional regulator: MAAPPPAPRITKRRVRTRANLLDAAFAVFAAKGFGRVSIEEVCEAAGYSRGAFYSNFDSLDELFFALYRQRADLIADQVSGALAQDGPDLDVPAAVDRVTDVLLLDRDWLLVKTDFLVHAARQPEIAATLLEHRARLRGAIADRLARARGHTELPAVLGDIDAAAHAVVAAYDGVTTRLLLDKDVDAARTWLKQLLTALLTNGSGTTG, from the coding sequence ATGGCAGCGCCACCCCCCGCCCCGCGCATCACCAAGCGCCGCGTGCGCACCCGGGCCAACCTCCTCGACGCCGCGTTCGCCGTGTTCGCCGCCAAGGGCTTCGGACGGGTCTCCATCGAGGAGGTCTGCGAGGCCGCCGGCTACAGCCGGGGCGCCTTCTACTCCAACTTCGACAGCCTCGACGAGCTGTTCTTCGCCCTCTACCGGCAGCGCGCCGACCTCATCGCCGACCAGGTCTCCGGCGCCCTCGCCCAGGACGGCCCCGACCTCGACGTGCCCGCCGCCGTCGACCGGGTCACCGACGTGCTGCTCCTCGACCGGGACTGGCTGCTGGTGAAAACCGACTTCCTGGTGCACGCCGCCCGGCAGCCGGAGATCGCCGCGACCCTGCTGGAACACCGGGCCCGGCTGCGCGGAGCCATCGCCGACCGGCTCGCGCGCGCCCGGGGCCACACCGAGCTGCCCGCCGTGCTCGGCGACATCGACGCCGCCGCCCACGCGGTGGTCGCCGCCTACGACGGGGTCACCACCCGACTGCTGCTGGACAAGGACGTCGACGCCGCGCGGACCTGGCTGAAACAGCTGCTCACCGCGTTGCTCACGAACGGCAGCGGCACCACAGGATGA
- a CDS encoding cyclic nucleotide-binding domain-containing protein: protein MTKAIKLLTALPPPQRGRLMALAREVSFPEDARIFEAEGVADRFWVIRSGAVSLDQRVSSLQRVTVAGLGAGDLLGWSWLFPPHRWDFGAEAFSPVRAYEFDAEPVLALCEEDPRLGMTLMRIVAEILAHRLETTRVQLLEQYTMHRRSS from the coding sequence ATGACCAAAGCGATCAAACTGCTGACCGCCCTGCCCCCGCCGCAGCGCGGGCGCCTGATGGCACTGGCCCGGGAGGTGTCCTTCCCGGAGGACGCCCGGATCTTCGAGGCGGAGGGAGTCGCCGACCGGTTCTGGGTGATCCGCTCCGGCGCGGTCTCGCTCGACCAGCGGGTGTCGTCGCTCCAGCGGGTGACCGTGGCCGGCCTCGGCGCCGGCGACCTGCTGGGCTGGTCCTGGCTGTTCCCGCCGCACCGCTGGGACTTCGGCGCCGAGGCCTTCAGCCCCGTCCGCGCCTACGAGTTCGACGCCGAGCCCGTGCTCGCGCTGTGCGAGGAGGATCCACGGCTCGGCATGACGCTGATGCGCATCGTCGCCGAGATCCTCGCCCACCGGCTGGAGACGACCCGGGTACAGCTGCTGGAGCAGTACACCATGCACCGGCGCTCCTCCTAG
- a CDS encoding DUF488 family protein has protein sequence MSVRVRRVQEPPDPDDGLRVLVDRLWPRGVSKDAARVDEWPKELTPSAELRRWYHAGEGSYEEFARRYEAELAAPEAAEALARARGWVREGPVTLLTAVRSPEQSHAAVLAGVLEH, from the coding sequence ATGAGCGTCCGTGTGCGCCGCGTCCAGGAACCGCCGGACCCCGACGACGGCCTGCGGGTCCTCGTGGACCGGCTGTGGCCCCGCGGCGTGTCGAAGGACGCGGCCCGGGTGGACGAATGGCCCAAGGAACTCACCCCGTCGGCCGAGCTGCGCCGCTGGTACCACGCGGGCGAGGGCTCGTACGAGGAGTTCGCCCGCCGGTACGAGGCGGAGCTGGCCGCCCCGGAGGCGGCCGAAGCCCTCGCCCGCGCCCGGGGGTGGGTGCGCGAGGGCCCGGTGACGCTGCTGACCGCGGTCAGGTCCCCCGAGCAAAGCCACGCGGCGGTGCTGGCGGGTGTCCTGGAGCACTAG
- a CDS encoding DUF4032 domain-containing protein, with protein sequence MALHISATNPEHPALLLELPWQLPLEEWPQEYLVPLPRGISRHVVRYARAGAEVVAVKELAERPALREYGLLRDLDRLGIPAVDALAVVTGRTNADGEPLEPVLITRHLGGSMPYRSMFETTMRPATMHRLMDALAVLLVRLHLAGFAWGDCSLSNTLFRRDAGAYAAYLVDAETGELHPRLSDGQRDYDLDLARVNISGELLDLEASGALHPSVDPIAFGTEICARYQGLWKELTRTSVYPAGKYHYIERRIRRLNDLGFDVAEMQIDHSSNGDTVTFVPKVVDAGHHQRQLLRLTGLDTEENQARRLLSDLESWMATQDDYAPGDPLAARPEVLAHRWVREVFRPTVRAVPPELRGGMDPAEIYHQLLEHRWYLSERAQHDIGLDTAVQDYVENILPRARETLQSPPPAE encoded by the coding sequence ATGGCTTTGCACATCAGCGCCACCAACCCGGAGCACCCCGCGCTCCTGCTCGAACTGCCCTGGCAGCTCCCGCTGGAGGAGTGGCCGCAGGAATACCTGGTCCCGCTGCCGCGCGGCATCTCGCGGCACGTGGTGCGGTACGCGCGCGCGGGCGCCGAGGTGGTCGCCGTGAAGGAGCTGGCCGAGCGGCCCGCGCTGCGGGAGTACGGGCTGCTGCGCGACCTGGACCGGCTCGGCATCCCGGCGGTGGACGCCCTCGCGGTGGTCACCGGGCGCACGAACGCTGACGGCGAGCCGCTGGAGCCGGTGCTCATCACCCGGCACCTGGGCGGTTCGATGCCGTACCGCTCGATGTTCGAGACGACCATGCGGCCCGCGACCATGCACCGGCTGATGGACGCCCTCGCGGTGCTGCTGGTGCGGCTGCACCTGGCCGGGTTCGCGTGGGGCGACTGCTCGCTGTCGAACACCCTGTTCCGGCGGGACGCGGGCGCCTACGCCGCCTACCTGGTGGACGCCGAGACCGGCGAGCTGCACCCCCGGCTCAGCGACGGGCAGCGCGACTACGACCTGGACCTCGCCCGGGTCAACATCAGCGGCGAGCTGCTGGACCTGGAGGCGTCCGGGGCGCTGCACCCTTCCGTCGACCCGATCGCCTTCGGCACCGAGATCTGCGCCCGCTACCAGGGGCTCTGGAAGGAGCTGACCCGCACCTCCGTCTACCCGGCGGGCAAGTACCACTACATCGAGCGCCGGATACGCCGGCTCAACGACCTCGGTTTCGACGTGGCGGAGATGCAGATCGACCACTCCTCCAACGGCGACACCGTCACCTTCGTGCCGAAGGTCGTCGACGCCGGCCACCACCAGCGGCAGCTGCTGCGGCTGACCGGCCTGGACACCGAGGAGAACCAGGCGCGGCGGCTGCTCAGCGACCTGGAGTCCTGGATGGCCACCCAGGACGACTACGCCCCGGGTGACCCCCTGGCGGCCCGCCCGGAGGTGCTGGCGCACCGCTGGGTGCGCGAGGTGTTCCGGCCCACCGTCCGCGCGGTGCCGCCGGAGCTGCGCGGCGGCATGGACCCGGCCGAGATCTACCACCAGCTGCTGGAACACCGCTGGTACCTCTCGGAGCGGGCCCAGCACGACATCGGTCTCGACACGGCCGTGCAGGACTACGTCGAGAACATCCTGCCGCGCGCCCGCGAGACGCTGCAGAGCCCGCCGCCCGCCGAGTGA
- a CDS encoding alpha-ketoglutarate-dependent dioxygenase AlkB: MHLQGSLFDQTDELRLGPLDGIRRTDLGSGAWIDVLPGWLSGSDALFAHLAADVPWRAERRHMYDHVVDVPRLLAYYREGEPLPHPVLTEARDALGAHYTDELGEPFTTAGLCYYRDGRDSVAWHGDRIGRGAREDTMVAILSVGTPRDLLLRPAGGGETLRRPLGHGDLIVMGGSCQRTWEHCVPKTTRAAGPRISIQFRPANVN; encoded by the coding sequence ATGCACCTCCAGGGCTCCCTCTTCGACCAGACCGACGAGCTGCGGCTCGGCCCCCTGGACGGGATCCGCCGGACGGACCTCGGCTCCGGCGCCTGGATCGACGTCCTGCCGGGCTGGCTGAGCGGGTCCGACGCGCTCTTCGCACACCTGGCGGCCGACGTGCCGTGGCGGGCGGAGCGGCGGCACATGTACGACCACGTCGTGGACGTCCCCCGGCTGCTCGCCTACTACCGCGAGGGCGAGCCGCTGCCGCACCCCGTGCTCACCGAGGCGCGCGACGCGCTCGGCGCGCACTACACCGACGAATTGGGCGAGCCGTTCACCACGGCCGGGCTGTGCTACTACCGCGACGGCCGGGACAGCGTGGCCTGGCACGGCGACCGGATCGGCCGGGGCGCCCGCGAGGACACCATGGTCGCCATCCTCTCCGTGGGCACGCCGCGGGATCTGCTGCTGCGTCCGGCGGGCGGCGGCGAGACGCTGCGACGGCCGCTCGGGCACGGCGACCTCATCGTGATGGGCGGCTCCTGCCAGCGCACCTGGGAGCACTGCGTGCCGAAGACCACCCGCGCGGCGGGCCCCAGGATCAGCATCCAGTTCCGCCCCGCCAACGTGAACTGA
- a CDS encoding MBL fold metallo-hydrolase encodes MRVDVRHVADGAYLVHGSNTNWVILTAGDAVTLVDTGYPGDRQLVLDSLAAVGSSPEAVAAVLVTHAHNDHLGSAEFLRATYGTPVRLHEAEVPHARREFLHQVSIGRVLRNGWRPGVLPWAVHALRSGGTARLPVAAPEALPAAGPLDLPGRPVPVHTPGHTLGHCAYHLPDTGVLITGDALVTGHPTSRAQGPQLLPDMFHHERARAVASLDVLAGLDADVLLPGHGPVHRGPVGDAARHAAERAA; translated from the coding sequence ATGCGGGTTGATGTGCGGCACGTCGCGGACGGCGCCTACCTGGTGCACGGAAGCAACACCAACTGGGTGATCCTGACGGCAGGGGACGCGGTCACCCTGGTCGACACGGGCTATCCCGGGGACCGGCAGCTGGTCCTCGACTCCCTCGCGGCGGTGGGGAGTTCACCGGAGGCGGTCGCGGCCGTGCTCGTCACCCACGCCCACAACGACCACCTGGGGTCGGCGGAGTTCCTGCGCGCGACGTACGGCACGCCGGTCCGTCTCCATGAGGCCGAAGTGCCGCACGCGCGCCGGGAGTTCCTGCACCAGGTGTCGATCGGGCGGGTGCTGCGCAACGGCTGGCGGCCGGGCGTGCTGCCCTGGGCGGTGCACGCGCTGCGCTCCGGCGGCACCGCGCGCCTGCCCGTCGCCGCGCCCGAGGCGCTCCCGGCGGCGGGTCCGCTGGACCTGCCGGGCCGCCCGGTGCCGGTGCACACCCCCGGCCACACCCTGGGCCACTGCGCCTACCACCTGCCGGACACCGGTGTGCTCATCACCGGCGACGCCCTGGTCACCGGCCACCCCACGAGCCGCGCGCAGGGACCGCAGCTGCTGCCGGACATGTTCCACCACGAGCGCGCCCGCGCGGTGGCCTCGCTGGACGTGCTCGCCGGGCTGGACGCGGACGTCCTGCTGCCCGGGCACGGGCCCGTCCACCGCGGTCCGGTAGGGGACGCCGCGCGGCACGCGGCGGAACGGGCCGCTTGA
- a CDS encoding VOC family protein encodes MSLVWEQVVVDASDPVALGRWWADALGWTVVGDAPDEYEIRPAPERLPGLVFVPVPEAKSGKNRLHLDFRPDDQRAEVERLLALGARPADVGQGEQPWVVLADPEGNEFCVLGSRPA; translated from the coding sequence ATGAGCCTCGTCTGGGAGCAAGTCGTCGTCGACGCCTCCGATCCGGTCGCCCTGGGCCGCTGGTGGGCCGACGCCCTCGGCTGGACGGTGGTCGGCGACGCCCCCGACGAGTACGAGATCCGCCCCGCGCCGGAGCGGCTGCCGGGGCTGGTCTTCGTTCCGGTCCCCGAGGCCAAGTCGGGCAAGAACCGCCTGCACCTCGACTTCCGCCCCGACGACCAGCGGGCCGAGGTCGAGCGCCTGCTCGCGCTCGGCGCCCGGCCCGCGGACGTGGGGCAGGGCGAACAGCCGTGGGTGGTGCTCGCGGACCCGGAGGGCAACGAGTTCTGCGTCCTGGGCTCCCGCCCGGCCTGA
- a CDS encoding universal stress protein — protein MTRPITAGVDGTEESHAALAWAAREAVRRGRDLRVVHAWRFAQHETVDGDRETQGRWVREALEGSVREVTERHPGLDVTTAVMEDDAVEALAAAAAEAELLVLGSRGHGRVLGFLLGSVGQQVIAETAAPVVLVRSGNRASDEAEGRQIVVGHEGGPEDGAAALRFAFETAAARGAALRAVRAWTLPPVFAYSPASLKLLDEAGGPEPYEQKALSEALQPWRERFPQVPVVEHVEMGSAGQVLLDVSARAQLVVVGRRARRTAVGARIGSVAHGVLHHAPCPVAVVPPA, from the coding sequence ATGACGCGGCCGATCACCGCAGGGGTGGACGGAACCGAGGAGAGCCACGCGGCGCTGGCCTGGGCGGCCCGGGAGGCCGTCCGGCGCGGACGGGACCTGAGGGTGGTGCACGCCTGGCGGTTCGCGCAGCACGAGACCGTGGACGGCGACCGGGAGACCCAGGGCCGCTGGGTGCGCGAGGCGCTGGAGGGTTCCGTGCGGGAGGTCACCGAGCGGCACCCCGGCCTGGACGTGACGACCGCGGTGATGGAGGACGACGCCGTCGAGGCGCTGGCCGCGGCCGCGGCGGAGGCGGAGCTGCTGGTGCTCGGCTCACGCGGGCACGGCCGCGTCCTCGGCTTCCTGCTCGGCTCGGTCGGACAGCAGGTGATCGCCGAGACCGCCGCTCCCGTCGTGCTGGTCCGCTCCGGGAACCGCGCCTCGGACGAGGCGGAGGGCCGGCAGATCGTCGTCGGCCACGAGGGCGGCCCCGAGGACGGCGCCGCAGCCCTGCGGTTCGCGTTCGAGACGGCGGCGGCGCGCGGGGCGGCCCTGCGCGCGGTGCGGGCCTGGACGCTGCCGCCGGTGTTCGCCTACAGCCCGGCCTCGCTGAAGCTCCTCGACGAGGCCGGCGGCCCGGAGCCGTACGAGCAGAAGGCGCTGAGCGAGGCGCTGCAGCCGTGGCGGGAGCGATTCCCGCAGGTCCCGGTGGTGGAGCACGTGGAGATGGGCAGCGCGGGGCAGGTGCTGCTGGACGTGTCCGCGCGGGCCCAGCTGGTGGTCGTCGGGCGCCGTGCCCGGCGGACCGCCGTGGGCGCGCGGATCGGGTCCGTCGCGCACGGGGTGCTGCACCACGCGCCGTGCCCGGTGGCCGTCGTACCGCCCGCCTGA
- a CDS encoding MFS transporter translates to MHRATRKPVDTSDSSTEQQPSAPAPAEPPRRGRRRWAMDTRPLRRPAYRRLWSSTIVTAIGSQLTAVAVPKQIYDITGSSAWVGYASLAALLPLVVFALWGGAVADSMDRRTLLLITNSGIAVVSLLFWVQAVAGLDSVGVLMVLLAAQQAFFGLNFPARTASVARLVPEDELPAANALGSTVSQTGLVAGPLLAGVLIPVIGLAELYLIDAIALCVTVWAVYRLPTLPPLGGTAVRRAGLREVAAGFRYIALHKVLLLSFLADIVAMVLGMPRALFPQLASETYASYGEGFALGLLFAAIPVGAVAGGLFSGAFSRARRHGLMVIGAVVVWGVAITGFGLSTSLWIAVAFLMLAGVADMVSMVFRGAILLSAATDEMRGRMQGVFTVVVAGGPRLADVLHGTAGSAFGPRAAVTGGGLLVVVVMLTLALAGPALRRHRV, encoded by the coding sequence ATGCATCGAGCAACCAGGAAGCCCGTGGACACCAGCGACAGCAGTACCGAGCAGCAGCCCTCCGCCCCGGCGCCGGCCGAACCGCCCCGCCGGGGCCGGCGCCGCTGGGCCATGGACACCCGCCCCCTGCGGCGCCCCGCCTACCGCAGGCTGTGGTCCTCGACCATCGTCACGGCCATCGGAAGCCAGCTGACGGCCGTCGCCGTGCCCAAGCAGATCTACGACATCACCGGCTCCTCGGCCTGGGTCGGCTACGCGAGCCTCGCCGCCCTGCTGCCGCTGGTGGTGTTCGCCCTGTGGGGCGGCGCGGTCGCCGACTCCATGGACCGCCGCACCCTGCTGCTCATCACCAACAGTGGTATCGCCGTCGTCTCGCTGCTGTTCTGGGTCCAGGCGGTGGCCGGGCTGGACTCGGTGGGCGTGCTGATGGTGCTGCTCGCCGCACAGCAGGCGTTCTTCGGCCTGAACTTCCCGGCCCGTACGGCTTCCGTCGCCCGGCTGGTCCCCGAGGACGAGCTGCCCGCCGCGAACGCGCTGGGCTCCACCGTCTCGCAGACCGGCCTGGTCGCCGGTCCGCTGCTGGCGGGCGTGCTCATCCCGGTCATCGGACTGGCCGAGCTGTACCTCATCGACGCCATCGCGCTGTGCGTCACCGTGTGGGCCGTGTACCGGCTGCCCACGCTGCCGCCGCTCGGCGGCACGGCCGTACGGCGGGCGGGGCTGCGCGAGGTCGCGGCCGGGTTCCGGTACATCGCCCTGCACAAGGTGCTGCTGCTGTCGTTCCTCGCCGACATCGTCGCCATGGTCCTCGGCATGCCCCGCGCCCTGTTCCCGCAGCTCGCGTCCGAGACCTACGCCTCGTACGGCGAGGGATTCGCGCTGGGGCTGCTGTTCGCGGCGATACCCGTCGGCGCGGTGGCCGGCGGGCTGTTCTCCGGGGCGTTCTCGCGGGCCCGCCGGCACGGGCTGATGGTGATCGGCGCGGTGGTGGTCTGGGGCGTCGCGATCACCGGGTTCGGGCTGAGCACCAGCCTGTGGATCGCGGTGGCCTTCCTGATGCTGGCCGGGGTCGCGGACATGGTCTCGATGGTGTTCCGCGGCGCGATCCTGCTGTCCGCCGCCACCGACGAGATGCGCGGCCGGATGCAGGGCGTCTTCACGGTCGTCGTCGCGGGCGGACCGCGCCTGGCCGACGTGCTGCACGGCACGGCGGGCTCCGCCTTCGGCCCGCGGGCCGCCGTCACGGGCGGCGGGCTGCTGGTGGTCGTGGTGATGCTGACCCTGGCCCTGGCGGGCCCGGCCCTGCGCCGCCACCGGGTCTGA
- a CDS encoding FAD-binding dehydrogenase, translating into MDADVIVVGAGLAGLVAAHELTSRGRRVALVDQENAANLGGQAFWSFGGLFLVDSPEQRRLGIKDSVELAWNDWQGSAGFDRVEDEDSWAVRWARAYVEFAAGEKRSWLAGHGIGFLPTVGWAERGDLTAQGHGNSVPRFHISWGTGTGVVEPFVRYARQAVRDGLLTFHHRHRVDELVIEAGTARGVRGTVLAPDDAPRGVASNRDAVGAFELTAQAVIITTGGIGADHDIVRRHWPRRLGTPPAHMVTGVPAYVDGRMLDISAEAGVRLVNRDRMWHYTEGLHNWDPIWPGHGIRILPGPSAMWFDALGRRLPGSCLPGYDTLGTLRYLRTTEDIAAYDHSWFILTQKIVEKEFALSGSEQNPDITAKDRAAFLRERVLGKGAPGPVDAFLRRGADFVTAPTLEQLVEKMNGLTDKPLLDAAAIRRQIEARDLQIAHPYAKDAQVQGIRNARRYIGDRLGRVAAPHRLLDPAAGPLIGVKLHVLTRKTLGGIQTDLDSRALGTDGTPIEGLYAAGEVAGFGGGGVHGYNALEGTFLGGCLFSGRAAGRAAAHQTG; encoded by the coding sequence ATGGACGCCGACGTCATCGTCGTCGGAGCGGGCCTCGCGGGCCTGGTCGCCGCACACGAACTGACCAGCCGGGGCCGCAGGGTCGCGCTGGTGGACCAGGAGAACGCCGCCAACCTCGGCGGCCAGGCCTTCTGGTCGTTCGGCGGGCTGTTCCTCGTGGACTCCCCGGAGCAGCGCCGCCTCGGCATCAAGGACTCCGTCGAGCTGGCCTGGAACGACTGGCAGGGCAGCGCCGGGTTCGACCGCGTCGAGGACGAGGACTCCTGGGCGGTGCGCTGGGCCCGCGCCTACGTCGAGTTCGCGGCGGGGGAGAAGCGGTCCTGGCTCGCCGGGCACGGCATCGGCTTCCTGCCCACGGTCGGCTGGGCGGAGCGCGGCGACCTCACCGCGCAGGGCCACGGCAACTCCGTGCCCCGCTTCCACATCTCCTGGGGCACCGGAACCGGCGTGGTCGAGCCGTTCGTCCGGTACGCCCGGCAGGCCGTCCGCGACGGACTGCTCACCTTCCACCACCGCCACCGCGTCGACGAGCTGGTCATCGAGGCAGGCACGGCGCGCGGCGTGCGCGGCACGGTGCTCGCGCCCGACGACGCGCCGCGCGGGGTGGCCTCCAACCGGGACGCCGTCGGCGCGTTCGAACTCACCGCCCAGGCCGTGATCATCACCACCGGCGGCATCGGCGCGGACCACGACATCGTCCGCCGCCACTGGCCGCGGCGCCTGGGCACCCCGCCGGCGCACATGGTCACGGGCGTGCCGGCGTACGTCGACGGGCGGATGCTCGACATCAGCGCCGAGGCGGGCGTACGGCTGGTCAACCGCGACCGCATGTGGCACTACACCGAGGGCCTGCACAACTGGGACCCGATCTGGCCCGGCCACGGCATCCGCATCCTGCCCGGACCGTCCGCCATGTGGTTCGACGCGCTCGGCCGCCGGCTGCCCGGGTCCTGCCTGCCCGGCTACGACACCCTCGGCACGCTCAGGTACCTGCGCACCACCGAGGACATCGCCGCCTACGACCACTCCTGGTTCATCCTCACCCAGAAGATCGTCGAGAAGGAGTTCGCGCTGTCGGGCTCCGAGCAGAACCCCGACATCACCGCCAAGGACCGCGCGGCGTTCCTGCGCGAACGCGTCCTCGGCAAGGGCGCCCCCGGCCCGGTCGACGCGTTCCTGCGCCGCGGCGCCGACTTCGTGACCGCGCCCACCCTCGAACAGCTCGTCGAGAAGATGAACGGCCTCACCGACAAGCCCCTCCTCGACGCCGCCGCCATCCGCCGCCAGATCGAGGCCCGCGACCTCCAGATCGCCCACCCCTACGCCAAGGACGCCCAGGTACAGGGCATCCGCAACGCCCGCCGCTACATCGGCGACCGGCTCGGCCGGGTCGCCGCCCCGCACCGTCTGCTCGACCCGGCCGCGGGGCCGCTGATCGGCGTCAAGCTGCACGTCCTGACCCGCAAGACGCTCGGCGGCATCCAGACCGACCTCGACTCCCGCGCCCTCGGTACGGACGGCACCCCGATAGAGGGCCTGTACGCGGCCGGGGAGGTGGCGGGCTTCGGCGGCGGCGGCGTCCACGGCTACAACGCCCTGGAGGGCACCTTCCTCGGCGGCTGCCTCTTCTCCGGCCGGGCGGCCGGCCGCGCGGCGGCCCACCAGACCGGCTGA
- a CDS encoding LysE/ArgO family amino acid transporter yields MSSTLTAAAAGFGTGLSLIVAIGAQNAFVLRQGVRREAVLAVVGICALSDALLIALGVGGVGAVVVAWPGALTAVAWIGGAFLLGYGALAARRVLRPATAGLRTEGEAATSRRRAVLTCLAMTWLNPHVYLDTVFLLGSIAADQGPLRWTFAIGAVFASLCWFSALGFGARLLGRWLARPTAWRVLDGLVAATMIVLGLSLILGG; encoded by the coding sequence ATGTCTTCCACGCTCACCGCCGCCGCCGCGGGATTCGGCACCGGCCTCTCGCTCATCGTCGCCATCGGCGCCCAGAACGCCTTCGTCCTGCGCCAGGGGGTCCGCCGCGAGGCGGTCCTCGCCGTCGTCGGGATCTGCGCCCTGTCCGACGCGCTGCTCATCGCGCTCGGCGTCGGCGGCGTCGGAGCGGTCGTGGTCGCCTGGCCGGGCGCGCTGACCGCGGTCGCGTGGATCGGGGGCGCGTTCCTGCTCGGGTACGGCGCGCTCGCCGCCCGCCGGGTGCTGCGCCCGGCCACGGCGGGGCTGCGCACGGAGGGGGAGGCCGCGACCTCACGCCGCCGGGCGGTCCTCACCTGTCTGGCCATGACCTGGCTCAACCCGCACGTCTACCTCGACACCGTCTTCCTGCTCGGCTCGATCGCCGCCGACCAGGGCCCGCTGCGCTGGACCTTCGCGATCGGCGCCGTGTTCGCCAGCCTGTGCTGGTTCTCCGCCCTCGGGTTCGGCGCCCGGCTGCTCGGCCGCTGGCTGGCCAGGCCCACCGCGTGGCGGGTGCTGGACGGTCTGGTCGCGGCCACGATGATCGTCCTCGGCCTCTCGCTCATCCTGGGCGGCTGA
- a CDS encoding WhiB family transcriptional regulator, translated as MTNWRERAECRNEDPDLFFPIGTSGPALMQTEQAKAVCRRCPVREPCLQWALDTDQSIGVWGGTGETERRALKRRANSRRAAR; from the coding sequence ATGACCAACTGGCGCGAGCGCGCGGAATGCCGCAACGAGGACCCCGATCTCTTCTTCCCGATCGGCACCTCCGGACCGGCGTTGATGCAGACCGAACAGGCGAAGGCGGTGTGCCGGCGCTGCCCCGTCCGGGAACCGTGTCTGCAATGGGCGCTGGACACCGACCAGAGCATCGGGGTGTGGGGCGGCACCGGCGAGACGGAACGCAGGGCCCTGAAGCGCAGGGCGAACTCCCGCCGCGCCGCACGCTAG